In the Limanda limanda chromosome 1, fLimLim1.1, whole genome shotgun sequence genome, one interval contains:
- the zcrb1 gene encoding zinc finger CCHC-type and RNA-binding motif-containing protein 1: MSGGLAPSKSTVYVSNLPFSLTNSDLHKLLTKYGKVVKVTIVKDKDTRLSKGVAFVLFLDRDSAHNCARAINNKVLFGRTVKASIAVDNGRATEFIRRRNYTDKTKCYECGDTGHLSYACPKNILGEREPPKKKEKKKKKKDLQTEHVEEEEEESEEEGEDPALDSLSQAIAVEQAHIEEEEEKRKQTRMSQEANASTSSDSRKPKIKKSAYFSDEEELSD; the protein is encoded by the exons aTGAGTGGAGGGTTGGCACCAAGTAAAAGCACAGTGTATGTGTCCAACCTGCCGTTCTCACTGACCAACAGTGATCTACACAAG CTGCTCACTAAATATGGAAAAGTTGTCAA GGTCACAATTGTTAAAGATAAAGACACCCGGCTGAGTAAAGGGGTGGCGTTTGTTCTCTTCCTGGACAGAGATTCGGCTCACAACTGTGCAAGAGCAATAAACAACAAAGTG TTGTTTGGCAGAACGGTGAAAGCGAGCATTGCAGTCGATAATGGACGAGCGACTGAGTTCATAAGGAGGCGGAATTACACCGACAAGACCAAATGTTATGAATGTGGG GACACAGGTCATCTGAGCTACGCGTGCCCCAAAAACAtactgggagagagggagcccccgaagaagaaggaaaagaaaaagaagaaaaaggatctaCAGACTGAACATGT cgaagaggaagaagaagaaagtgaagaagagggagaggaccCGGCTTTAGACAGTCTTAGCCAAGCTATAGCTGTTGAG CAAGCCCAtattgaggaagaggaggaaaagaggaagcagACGCGTATGTCTCAAGAGGCGAACGCGTCAACATCATCGGATTCTAGGAAACCCAAGATTAAGAAGAGCGCATACTTCAGCGACGAGGAGGAGCTCAGCGACTAA
- the pphln1 gene encoding periphilin-1 isoform X1, translating into MTYRRDRSIREVYDERFINERPGPYPRAGGPVERRGPFVRPEEDYTRGGYEYEGAPRFFPNGGAPRNYHEDQRSYHGDNLHFPAERRAVPPPRREDFPYRVPREEPHPGRTMEFGARAPPPHNVRTQGMYPAPRSLPESGEDTLVQAILNLDRGEDRDPYRRKAAPFPPPRERSPVRREVARSPHSRSGSSVSSRGYSPERAKNMPFPSQQGADGPDGLAGVTEHLWGSLFPQQGGNDTMGYDETYSQSTMTDKIPGLSREGSPHSATSNKEENHPLEAPEKEDPLVAPLVEESQMSAESFQEQRAQAIAVKAQEIEKVYRQDCETFGIVVKMLVAKDPNLEKQLQVPLRENLGEIRERCLEDLKHFIGELDEAVRQPEPSVCDSTTPSTSGHKLSKTAVNHSSSY; encoded by the exons A TGACGTACAGGAGAGACAGGAGCATACGAGAGGTGTATGATGAACGCTTTATAAACGAGAGACCA GGTCCGTACCCACGGGCAGGTGGACCAGTGGAGAGGAGGGGCCCCTTTGTCAGACCTGAGGAGGACTACACCCGGGGTGGGTACGAGTACGAAGGAGCTCCCCGCTTTTTCCCGAATGGAGGCGCCCCCCGGAATTACCATGAAGATCAGAGGAGCTATCACGGCGACAACCTTCATTTCCCTGCCGAACGCAGAGCCGTTCCGCCTCCCAGAAGG GAGGATTTTCCTTACAGAGTACCCAGAGAGGAGCCTCACCCAGGCCGGACTATGGAGTTTGG TGCCCGTGCTCCACCTCCTCATAACGTGCGAACCCAGGGAATGTACCCGGCGCCCAGGTCGCTCCCAGAGAGCGGAGAGGACACACTAGTCCAGGCCATCCTCAACCTGGACAGAgg GGAGGACAGAGACCCTTACAGGAGAAAGGCCGCCCCGTTCCCCCCACCCAGAGAGCGCTCTCCTGTACGCCGTGAGGTGGCACGCTCCCCCCACAGTCGCTCCGGCTCCAGCGTCAGCAGCAGAGGCTACTCACCAGAAAGGGCCAAGAACATGCCTTTTCCTTCACAGCAAG GTGCAGACGGTCCCGATGGTCTCGCAGGTGTCACTGAGCACCTTTGGGGGTCGCTCTTTCCTCAACAGGGCGGAAATGACACTATGG GTTATGACGAGACTTATTCTCAGAGCACGATGACTG ACAAAATTCCCGGCCTGTCGAGAGAAGGCTCTCCACACAGCGCAACGTCGAACAAG GAGGAAAACCATCCTCTAGAAGCTCCAGAAAAAGAGGACCCCCTGGTAGCTCCCCTGGTCGAGGAGAGCCAAATGTCTGCTGAAAGTTTTCAAGAGCAACGAGCGCAGGCCATCGCAGTTAAAGCCCAGGAGATAGAGAAG GTGTACCGGCAGGACTGCGAGACGTTCGGCATCGTCGTGAAGATGCTGGTGGCCAAAGACCCCAACctggagaagcagctgcaggttccCCTCAGGGAGAACCTCGGGGAGATCCGGGAGCGCTGCCTCGAGGACCTCAAACACTTCATCGGTGAGCTGGACGAGGCCGTGCGGCAGCCGGAGCCCTCGGTCTGCGACTCGACCACGCCGTCCACGTCTGGCCATAAACTCTCAAAGACGGCAGTGAATCACAGCTCCTCTTACTGA
- the pphln1 gene encoding periphilin-1 isoform X2 produces MTYRRDRSIREVYDERFINERPGPYPRAGGPVERRGPFVRPEEDYTRGGYEYEGAPRFFPNGGAPRNYHEDQRSYHGDNLHFPAERRAVPPPRREDFPYRVPREEPHPGRTMEFGARAPPPHNVRTQGMYPAPRSLPESGEDTLVQAILNLDRGEDRDPYRRKAAPFPPPRERSPVRREVARSPHSRSGSSVSSRGYSPERAKNMPFPSQQGADGPDGLAGVTEHLWGSLFPQQGGNDTMDKIPGLSREGSPHSATSNKEENHPLEAPEKEDPLVAPLVEESQMSAESFQEQRAQAIAVKAQEIEKVYRQDCETFGIVVKMLVAKDPNLEKQLQVPLRENLGEIRERCLEDLKHFIGELDEAVRQPEPSVCDSTTPSTSGHKLSKTAVNHSSSY; encoded by the exons A TGACGTACAGGAGAGACAGGAGCATACGAGAGGTGTATGATGAACGCTTTATAAACGAGAGACCA GGTCCGTACCCACGGGCAGGTGGACCAGTGGAGAGGAGGGGCCCCTTTGTCAGACCTGAGGAGGACTACACCCGGGGTGGGTACGAGTACGAAGGAGCTCCCCGCTTTTTCCCGAATGGAGGCGCCCCCCGGAATTACCATGAAGATCAGAGGAGCTATCACGGCGACAACCTTCATTTCCCTGCCGAACGCAGAGCCGTTCCGCCTCCCAGAAGG GAGGATTTTCCTTACAGAGTACCCAGAGAGGAGCCTCACCCAGGCCGGACTATGGAGTTTGG TGCCCGTGCTCCACCTCCTCATAACGTGCGAACCCAGGGAATGTACCCGGCGCCCAGGTCGCTCCCAGAGAGCGGAGAGGACACACTAGTCCAGGCCATCCTCAACCTGGACAGAgg GGAGGACAGAGACCCTTACAGGAGAAAGGCCGCCCCGTTCCCCCCACCCAGAGAGCGCTCTCCTGTACGCCGTGAGGTGGCACGCTCCCCCCACAGTCGCTCCGGCTCCAGCGTCAGCAGCAGAGGCTACTCACCAGAAAGGGCCAAGAACATGCCTTTTCCTTCACAGCAAG GTGCAGACGGTCCCGATGGTCTCGCAGGTGTCACTGAGCACCTTTGGGGGTCGCTCTTTCCTCAACAGGGCGGAAATGACACTATGG ACAAAATTCCCGGCCTGTCGAGAGAAGGCTCTCCACACAGCGCAACGTCGAACAAG GAGGAAAACCATCCTCTAGAAGCTCCAGAAAAAGAGGACCCCCTGGTAGCTCCCCTGGTCGAGGAGAGCCAAATGTCTGCTGAAAGTTTTCAAGAGCAACGAGCGCAGGCCATCGCAGTTAAAGCCCAGGAGATAGAGAAG GTGTACCGGCAGGACTGCGAGACGTTCGGCATCGTCGTGAAGATGCTGGTGGCCAAAGACCCCAACctggagaagcagctgcaggttccCCTCAGGGAGAACCTCGGGGAGATCCGGGAGCGCTGCCTCGAGGACCTCAAACACTTCATCGGTGAGCTGGACGAGGCCGTGCGGCAGCCGGAGCCCTCGGTCTGCGACTCGACCACGCCGTCCACGTCTGGCCATAAACTCTCAAAGACGGCAGTGAATCACAGCTCCTCTTACTGA